A genomic stretch from Falco cherrug isolate bFalChe1 chromosome 1, bFalChe1.pri, whole genome shotgun sequence includes:
- the LOC102057066 gene encoding NADPH--cytochrome P450 reductase isoform X3, with protein sequence MGCVYSAPAEEAAAARAAPVRDSSFIEKMKKTGRNIVVFYGSQTGTAEEFANRLAKDAHRYGLRGMAADPEEYDLSDLSRLSEIDKSLAVFCMATYGEGDPTDNAQDFYDWLQEADADLSGLRFAVFGLGNKTYEHFNAMGKYVDKRLEELGAQRIFELGLGDDDGNLEEDFITWREQFWPAVCEHFGVEATGEESSIRQYELVVHTDVNMNKVYTGEMGRLKSYENQKPPFDAKNPFLAQVTENRKLNEGGERHLMHLELDISNSKIRYESGDHVAVYPANDSSLVNQIGEILGTDLDTIMSLNNLDEESNKKHPFPCPTSYRTALMYYLDITNPPRTNVLYELAQYATDAGEQERLRKMASSAAEGKALYLSWVVEARRNILAILQDMPSLRPPIDHLCELLPRLQARYYSIASSSKVHPNAIHICAVTVEYETKTGRLNKGVATNWLKNKVPNENGSNSLVPMYVRKSQFRLPFKPSTPVIMIGPGTGIAPFIGFIQERAWLKQQGKEVGETVLYYGCRREREDYLYREELARFHQEGVLTQLNVAFSRDQAEKVYVQHLLKKNKENIWKLINEGNAHIYVCGDARNMARDVQNTFYEIVAEFGNMGQPQAVDYVKKLMTKGRYSLDVWS encoded by the exons ATGGGCTGCGTGTACTCGGCCCCCGCAGAAGAGGCGGCTGCGGCGAG AGCAGCTCCAGTGAGAGACAGCAGCTTCATTGAGAAGATGAAGAAGACG gGGCGAAACATAGTGGTTTTCTACGGTTCCCAGACAGGTACAGCAGAGGAGTTTGCCAATCGTCTCGCCAAAGATGCTCATCGCTATGGCCTCAGGGGCATGGCAGCGGATCCAGAGGAGTATGACTTG TCGGACCTGAGTCGCCTCTCTGAGATCGACAAGTCCTTAGCTGTGTTCTGCATGGCCACTTACGGCGAGGGTGACCCCACAGACAACGCCCAAGACTTCTATGactggctgcaggaggctgaTGCTGACCTGTCAGGTCTCCGATTTGCA GTCTTCGGGCTGGGGAACAAGACTTATGAGCACTTCAATGCCATGGGGAAGTATGTGGACAAGAGGCTGGAGGAACTTGGAGCCCAGCGCATCTTTGAACTCGGGCTGGGAGATGACGATGGCAA CCTGGAAGAAGACTTCATCACCTGGAGGGAGCAGTTCTGGCCAGCAGTGTGTGAGCACTTCGGGGTGGAGGCTACAGGAGAAGAGTCCAG caTCCGCCAGTATGAGCTGGTGGTGCACACCGATGTTAACATGAACAAAGTCTACACCGGTGAGATGGGCCGCCTCAAGAGCTATGAGAACCAGAAGCC ACCATTTGATGCCAAGAACCCCTTCCTGGCCCAGGTTACAGAGAACCGCAAGCTGAATGAGGGTGGAGAGCGACACCTTATGCACCTGGAGCTGGATATCTCTAATTCCAAAATCAG GTATGAGTCTGGGGACCATGTGGCGGTGTATCCAGCCAACGACTCTTCTCTGGTGAATCAGATCGGTGAGATCCTGGGCACGGATCTGGACACGATCATGTCCCTGAACAATTTGGATG agGAATCCAATAAGAAAcatcccttcccctgccccacgTCCTACCGTACAGCCCTGATGTACTACCTGGACATCACCAACCCGCCCCGCACCAACGTCCTCTACGAGCTGGCACAGTACGCCACGGACGCCGGCGAGCAGGAGCGCCTCCGCAAAATGGCATCGTCTGCTGCCGAGGGGAAG GCTCTCTACCTCAGCTGGGTGGTGGAGGCCCGGAGGAACATCCTTGCCATCCTGCAGGACATGCCCTCGCTGCGCCCCCCCATTGATCACTTGTGCGAGCTCCTGCCCCGCCTGCAGGCCCGCTACTACTCCATTGCCTCCTCGTCCAAG gtTCACCCCAACGCCATCCACATCTGTGCCGTGACGGTGGAGTACGAGACCAAGACGGGACGCTTGAACAAAGGGGTGGCCACCAACTGGCTCAAGAACAAGGTGCCCAACGAGAATGGGAGCAACTCCCTGGTGCCCATGTACGTCAGGAAGTCACAGTTCCGCCTGCCCTTCAAACCCAGCACGCCCGTCATCATGATCGGACCGGGAACTGGCATAGCCCCCTTCATCGGCTTCATTCAGGAGCGGGCCTGGCTGAAGCAGCAAG GCAAAGAGGTGGGCGAGACGGTGCTTTACTACGGCTGCCGCCGTGAGCGGGAGGACTACCTGTACCGCGAGGAGCTGGCCCGCTTCCATCAGGAGGGAGTCCTCACCCAACTCAACGTGGCCTTTTCCAGGGACCAGGCTGAGAAG GTTTATGTTCAGCACTTACTGAagaagaacaaggaaaacatcTGGAAGCTGATTAATGAGGGGAATGCTCATATCTACGTGTGCGG CGATGCTCGCAACATGGCCCGGGATGTGCAGAACACCTTCTATGAGATCGTGGCCGAGTTCGGGAACATGGGCCAGCCCCAGGCCGTGGACTATGTAAAGAAACTGATGACGAAGGGCCGGTACTCTCTGGATGTCTGGAGCTAA
- the LOC102057066 gene encoding NADPH--cytochrome P450 reductase isoform X2 — protein MGGAAMEQNISPANSPAQQDSLFSMMDVFLISLITGLFTYWFFFRKKKEEVPDLPKMQSVAAPVRDSSFIEKMKKTGRNIVVFYGSQTGTAEEFANRLAKDAHRYGLRGMAADPEEYDLSDLSRLSEIDKSLAVFCMATYGEGDPTDNAQDFYDWLQEADADLSGLRFAVFGLGNKTYEHFNAMGKYVDKRLEELGAQRIFELGLGDDDGNLEEDFITWREQFWPAVCEHFGVEATGEESSIRQYELVVHTDVNMNKVYTGEMGRLKSYENQKPPFDAKNPFLAQVTENRKLNEGGERHLMHLELDISNSKIRYESGDHVAVYPANDSSLVNQIGEILGTDLDTIMSLNNLDEESNKKHPFPCPTSYRTALMYYLDITNPPRTNVLYELAQYATDAGEQERLRKMASSAAEGKALYLSWVVEARRNILAILQDMPSLRPPIDHLCELLPRLQARYYSIASSSKVHPNAIHICAVTVEYETKTGRLNKGVATNWLKNKVPNENGSNSLVPMYVRKSQFRLPFKPSTPVIMIGPGTGIAPFIGFIQERAWLKQQGKEVGETVLYYGCRREREDYLYREELARFHQEGVLTQLNVAFSRDQAEKVYVQHLLKKNKENIWKLINEGNAHIYVCGDARNMARDVQNTFYEIVAEFGNMGQPQAVDYVKKLMTKGRYSLDVWS, from the exons ATGGGGGGTGCTGCCATGGAACAAAACATCTCCCCTGCCAACAGCCCTGCGCAGCAAGACTCGCTCTTCAGCATGATGGACGTGTTTCTCATCTCGCTCATCACCGGGCTTTTTACGTACTGGTTCTTCTTCCGcaagaaaaaagaggaagtcCCAGACCTCCCCAAAATGCAATCAGT AGCAGCTCCAGTGAGAGACAGCAGCTTCATTGAGAAGATGAAGAAGACG gGGCGAAACATAGTGGTTTTCTACGGTTCCCAGACAGGTACAGCAGAGGAGTTTGCCAATCGTCTCGCCAAAGATGCTCATCGCTATGGCCTCAGGGGCATGGCAGCGGATCCAGAGGAGTATGACTTG TCGGACCTGAGTCGCCTCTCTGAGATCGACAAGTCCTTAGCTGTGTTCTGCATGGCCACTTACGGCGAGGGTGACCCCACAGACAACGCCCAAGACTTCTATGactggctgcaggaggctgaTGCTGACCTGTCAGGTCTCCGATTTGCA GTCTTCGGGCTGGGGAACAAGACTTATGAGCACTTCAATGCCATGGGGAAGTATGTGGACAAGAGGCTGGAGGAACTTGGAGCCCAGCGCATCTTTGAACTCGGGCTGGGAGATGACGATGGCAA CCTGGAAGAAGACTTCATCACCTGGAGGGAGCAGTTCTGGCCAGCAGTGTGTGAGCACTTCGGGGTGGAGGCTACAGGAGAAGAGTCCAG caTCCGCCAGTATGAGCTGGTGGTGCACACCGATGTTAACATGAACAAAGTCTACACCGGTGAGATGGGCCGCCTCAAGAGCTATGAGAACCAGAAGCC ACCATTTGATGCCAAGAACCCCTTCCTGGCCCAGGTTACAGAGAACCGCAAGCTGAATGAGGGTGGAGAGCGACACCTTATGCACCTGGAGCTGGATATCTCTAATTCCAAAATCAG GTATGAGTCTGGGGACCATGTGGCGGTGTATCCAGCCAACGACTCTTCTCTGGTGAATCAGATCGGTGAGATCCTGGGCACGGATCTGGACACGATCATGTCCCTGAACAATTTGGATG agGAATCCAATAAGAAAcatcccttcccctgccccacgTCCTACCGTACAGCCCTGATGTACTACCTGGACATCACCAACCCGCCCCGCACCAACGTCCTCTACGAGCTGGCACAGTACGCCACGGACGCCGGCGAGCAGGAGCGCCTCCGCAAAATGGCATCGTCTGCTGCCGAGGGGAAG GCTCTCTACCTCAGCTGGGTGGTGGAGGCCCGGAGGAACATCCTTGCCATCCTGCAGGACATGCCCTCGCTGCGCCCCCCCATTGATCACTTGTGCGAGCTCCTGCCCCGCCTGCAGGCCCGCTACTACTCCATTGCCTCCTCGTCCAAG gtTCACCCCAACGCCATCCACATCTGTGCCGTGACGGTGGAGTACGAGACCAAGACGGGACGCTTGAACAAAGGGGTGGCCACCAACTGGCTCAAGAACAAGGTGCCCAACGAGAATGGGAGCAACTCCCTGGTGCCCATGTACGTCAGGAAGTCACAGTTCCGCCTGCCCTTCAAACCCAGCACGCCCGTCATCATGATCGGACCGGGAACTGGCATAGCCCCCTTCATCGGCTTCATTCAGGAGCGGGCCTGGCTGAAGCAGCAAG GCAAAGAGGTGGGCGAGACGGTGCTTTACTACGGCTGCCGCCGTGAGCGGGAGGACTACCTGTACCGCGAGGAGCTGGCCCGCTTCCATCAGGAGGGAGTCCTCACCCAACTCAACGTGGCCTTTTCCAGGGACCAGGCTGAGAAG GTTTATGTTCAGCACTTACTGAagaagaacaaggaaaacatcTGGAAGCTGATTAATGAGGGGAATGCTCATATCTACGTGTGCGG CGATGCTCGCAACATGGCCCGGGATGTGCAGAACACCTTCTATGAGATCGTGGCCGAGTTCGGGAACATGGGCCAGCCCCAGGCCGTGGACTATGTAAAGAAACTGATGACGAAGGGCCGGTACTCTCTGGATGTCTGGAGCTAA
- the LOC102057066 gene encoding NADPH--cytochrome P450 reductase isoform X1 codes for MISVVSLWPPTSALEDWRGEMLNSNSDITMAAALMGLLATWQSASSVADLNAASSTLVTLLGFSGAAAEQHVLIKPHRHSRVCKGNAAAAAARGCGRTVAWSRAAPVRDSSFIEKMKKTGRNIVVFYGSQTGTAEEFANRLAKDAHRYGLRGMAADPEEYDLSDLSRLSEIDKSLAVFCMATYGEGDPTDNAQDFYDWLQEADADLSGLRFAVFGLGNKTYEHFNAMGKYVDKRLEELGAQRIFELGLGDDDGNLEEDFITWREQFWPAVCEHFGVEATGEESSIRQYELVVHTDVNMNKVYTGEMGRLKSYENQKPPFDAKNPFLAQVTENRKLNEGGERHLMHLELDISNSKIRYESGDHVAVYPANDSSLVNQIGEILGTDLDTIMSLNNLDEESNKKHPFPCPTSYRTALMYYLDITNPPRTNVLYELAQYATDAGEQERLRKMASSAAEGKALYLSWVVEARRNILAILQDMPSLRPPIDHLCELLPRLQARYYSIASSSKVHPNAIHICAVTVEYETKTGRLNKGVATNWLKNKVPNENGSNSLVPMYVRKSQFRLPFKPSTPVIMIGPGTGIAPFIGFIQERAWLKQQGKEVGETVLYYGCRREREDYLYREELARFHQEGVLTQLNVAFSRDQAEKVYVQHLLKKNKENIWKLINEGNAHIYVCGDARNMARDVQNTFYEIVAEFGNMGQPQAVDYVKKLMTKGRYSLDVWS; via the exons ATGATTTCTGTTGTGTCACTTTGGCCCCCAACTTCAGCCTTGGAAGACTGGAGGGGGGAAATGCTGAACAGCAATTCAGACATCACGATGGCTGCTGCTTTAATGGGTTTGCTTGCAACGTGGCAGAGTGCAAGCAGCGTCGCTGACCTGAATGCAGCGTCCAGCACCTTGGTGACCCTCCTGGGGTTTTcgggagctgctgctgagcagcacgTCTTGATCAAACCACATCGGCACAGCAGGGTCTGCAaaggaaatgctgctgctgcagctgcccgtGGTTGTGGAAGAACAGTTGCATGGTCCAG AGCAGCTCCAGTGAGAGACAGCAGCTTCATTGAGAAGATGAAGAAGACG gGGCGAAACATAGTGGTTTTCTACGGTTCCCAGACAGGTACAGCAGAGGAGTTTGCCAATCGTCTCGCCAAAGATGCTCATCGCTATGGCCTCAGGGGCATGGCAGCGGATCCAGAGGAGTATGACTTG TCGGACCTGAGTCGCCTCTCTGAGATCGACAAGTCCTTAGCTGTGTTCTGCATGGCCACTTACGGCGAGGGTGACCCCACAGACAACGCCCAAGACTTCTATGactggctgcaggaggctgaTGCTGACCTGTCAGGTCTCCGATTTGCA GTCTTCGGGCTGGGGAACAAGACTTATGAGCACTTCAATGCCATGGGGAAGTATGTGGACAAGAGGCTGGAGGAACTTGGAGCCCAGCGCATCTTTGAACTCGGGCTGGGAGATGACGATGGCAA CCTGGAAGAAGACTTCATCACCTGGAGGGAGCAGTTCTGGCCAGCAGTGTGTGAGCACTTCGGGGTGGAGGCTACAGGAGAAGAGTCCAG caTCCGCCAGTATGAGCTGGTGGTGCACACCGATGTTAACATGAACAAAGTCTACACCGGTGAGATGGGCCGCCTCAAGAGCTATGAGAACCAGAAGCC ACCATTTGATGCCAAGAACCCCTTCCTGGCCCAGGTTACAGAGAACCGCAAGCTGAATGAGGGTGGAGAGCGACACCTTATGCACCTGGAGCTGGATATCTCTAATTCCAAAATCAG GTATGAGTCTGGGGACCATGTGGCGGTGTATCCAGCCAACGACTCTTCTCTGGTGAATCAGATCGGTGAGATCCTGGGCACGGATCTGGACACGATCATGTCCCTGAACAATTTGGATG agGAATCCAATAAGAAAcatcccttcccctgccccacgTCCTACCGTACAGCCCTGATGTACTACCTGGACATCACCAACCCGCCCCGCACCAACGTCCTCTACGAGCTGGCACAGTACGCCACGGACGCCGGCGAGCAGGAGCGCCTCCGCAAAATGGCATCGTCTGCTGCCGAGGGGAAG GCTCTCTACCTCAGCTGGGTGGTGGAGGCCCGGAGGAACATCCTTGCCATCCTGCAGGACATGCCCTCGCTGCGCCCCCCCATTGATCACTTGTGCGAGCTCCTGCCCCGCCTGCAGGCCCGCTACTACTCCATTGCCTCCTCGTCCAAG gtTCACCCCAACGCCATCCACATCTGTGCCGTGACGGTGGAGTACGAGACCAAGACGGGACGCTTGAACAAAGGGGTGGCCACCAACTGGCTCAAGAACAAGGTGCCCAACGAGAATGGGAGCAACTCCCTGGTGCCCATGTACGTCAGGAAGTCACAGTTCCGCCTGCCCTTCAAACCCAGCACGCCCGTCATCATGATCGGACCGGGAACTGGCATAGCCCCCTTCATCGGCTTCATTCAGGAGCGGGCCTGGCTGAAGCAGCAAG GCAAAGAGGTGGGCGAGACGGTGCTTTACTACGGCTGCCGCCGTGAGCGGGAGGACTACCTGTACCGCGAGGAGCTGGCCCGCTTCCATCAGGAGGGAGTCCTCACCCAACTCAACGTGGCCTTTTCCAGGGACCAGGCTGAGAAG GTTTATGTTCAGCACTTACTGAagaagaacaaggaaaacatcTGGAAGCTGATTAATGAGGGGAATGCTCATATCTACGTGTGCGG CGATGCTCGCAACATGGCCCGGGATGTGCAGAACACCTTCTATGAGATCGTGGCCGAGTTCGGGAACATGGGCCAGCCCCAGGCCGTGGACTATGTAAAGAAACTGATGACGAAGGGCCGGTACTCTCTGGATGTCTGGAGCTAA
- the TMEM120A gene encoding ion channel TACAN has product MACGASAAECLREWEELQDGYQRIQDNHKLYKQKLEELTKLQDGISSSIARQKKRLKELSFSLKKCKAHVSPEQEESIQETQSLIKERQNVFFEMEAYLPKKNGLYLSLVLGNVNVTLLSKQAKFAYKDEYEKFKLYLTIILLIVSFSCRFLLNSRVTDAVFNFLLVWYYCTLTIRESILINNGSKIKGWWVFHHYVSTFLSGVMLTWPDGLMYQMFRNQFLSFSMYQSFVQFLQYYYQSGCLYRLRALGERHNMDLTVEGFQSWMWRGLTFLLPFLFFGQFWQLYNAITLFRMLQHPECKEWQVLMCGLPFFILFLGNFFTTLRVVHQKFQNKNKDTKRN; this is encoded by the exons ATGGCCTGCGGCGCCTCGGCCGCCGAGTGCCTGCGGGAGtgggaggagctgcaggacGGCTACCAGCGCATCCAG GATAATCACAAGCTGTACAAGCAGAAACTTGAGGAGCTAACCAAGCTCCAGGACGGGATCTCCAGCTCCATCGCACGACAAAAGAAGCGACTGAAGGAGCTGTCGTTCTCCCTCAAAAA ATGCAAAGCCCACGTGAGTCCCGAACAGGAGGAGTCCATCCAGGAGACCCAGAGCCTAATAAAAGAGAGgcagaatgttttctttgagaTGGAGGCCTATCTACCAAAGAAGAACGG GTTGTACCTGAGTCTGGTGCTCGGGAACGTGAACGTCACGCTGCTCAGCAAGCAGGCCAA GTTTGCATATAAAGATGAGTACGAGAAGTTCAAGCTCTACCTCACCATCATCTTACTCATAGTCTCTTTCTCCTGTCGCTTCCTCCTCAACTCCAG GGTGACAGATGCTGTCTTTAACTTCCTCCTGGTGTGGTACTACTGCACCCTCACCATTCGGGAGAGCATCTTGATCAACAACGGATCCAA AATCAAAGGCTGGTGGGTTTTCCATCACTATGTCTCCACCTTCCTCTCAGGTGTCATGCTAACGTG GCCAGACGGGCTCATGTACCAGATGTTCAGGAAccagtttctttccttctccatgtACCAGA GCTTCGTGCAGTTCCTCCAGTACTACTATCAGAGTGGGTGCTTGTACCGGCTGCGAGCGCTGGGCGAGAGGCACAACATGGATCTGACTGTGG AGGGCTTCCAGTCCTGGATGTGGAGAGGCCTCACGTTcctgcttcccttcctcttcttcgGGCAG ttCTGGCAGCTCTACAACGCCATCACCCTCTTCCGCATGCTCCAGCACCCCGAGTGCAAGGAGTGGCAG GTCCTCATGTGCGGCCTCCCCttcttcatccttttcctgGGGAACTTCTTCACCACCCTCCGTGTGGTCCACCAGAAGTTTCAGAACAAGAACAAAGACACAAAGCGGAATTGA